One genomic segment of Helicobacter enhydrae includes these proteins:
- a CDS encoding lipase family protein, giving the protein MKLKKGEPLSLVAHSHGGNVVKYASKELKQIIDDVVFLATPHREDVKFNYRAMKE; this is encoded by the coding sequence TTGAAACTCAAAAAAGGAGAGCCCTTAAGTCTTGTTGCCCACTCTCACGGAGGCAATGTGGTAAAATATGCTTCAAAAGAATTAAAACAAATTATTGATGATGTTGTATTTCTAGCCACTCCTCATAGAGAAGATGTTAAGTTTAATTATAGAGCAATGAAAGAATAA
- a CDS encoding NYN domain-containing protein, translated as MEFWYNDCLIKYTKGNIADMENQTQTNNQNTIQPSIERNKIAIFVDWENLRKDIEKAQRFIRQHDPNFISNNRYIDYNNKDHIIYFLNFFLEPNEYLYRIFFYTSMPLEADPAQNISEHPRKKEIEEFINGIAQSPYCALRLGKLKYINGNFQQKQVDMLMGLDIAHLSYNKLVDSILVFSKDTDIIPALKCARICGIQVKIAHLKEGLILSDGFKIHSDVIVEREYKNIIF; from the coding sequence ATGGAGTTTTGGTATAATGATTGTCTTATTAAATACACTAAAGGCAATATTGCAGATATGGAAAATCAAACTCAAACCAACAATCAAAATACAATTCAACCCAGTATTGAAAGAAACAAAATTGCAATTTTCGTAGATTGGGAAAATTTAAGAAAAGATATAGAAAAAGCTCAACGATTTATCAGACAACATGATCCAAATTTTATAAGCAATAATAGATATATTGACTATAACAATAAAGATCATATCATCTATTTTTTGAATTTTTTTCTAGAGCCAAATGAATATCTTTATAGAATTTTCTTTTATACTTCTATGCCATTAGAAGCAGATCCTGCACAAAATATATCTGAACATCCAAGAAAAAAAGAGATAGAAGAATTTATTAATGGAATTGCACAAAGTCCATATTGTGCGTTAAGATTGGGAAAATTAAAATACATTAATGGAAATTTTCAACAAAAACAAGTTGATATGTTAATGGGGCTTGATATAGCTCATCTTTCTTACAATAAGCTTGTAGATAGTATCTTGGTTTTTTCAAAAGACACAGATATTATCCCAGCACTAAAATGTGCAAGAATTTGTGGAATTCAAGTAAAAATAGCACATCTAAAAGAAGGATTAATACTTTCCGATGGATTTAAAATACATAGTGATGTTATTGTTGAGAGGGAATATAAAAATATAATTTTCTGA
- a CDS encoding replication initiation protein → MKEINNTSTLDSHNDLMAKLPLYELNAGAINLLTVIMANLYDKENSEVTFTANQLLMITGMKDKKRLYSYIEEIAQVLYNLDLKYVDEEPYKFSVGSRKVIKRLRLFIEYSFDREYRSDFELTVKVNDSFLFFFNKLEKNFFNVAYNNVKLLTKAPSKILFYNMMRYKGTGKIIMDEREFAILLGASETELETRNYKRNIETAIEEIETKMKTKINVSRKKTLDKNSILTIDFNPKDLKNKE, encoded by the coding sequence ATGAAAGAAATTAACAACACAAGCACCTTGGATTCACACAATGATCTAATGGCGAAATTGCCATTATATGAATTAAACGCAGGTGCAATCAATCTTTTAACGGTCATAATGGCAAATCTCTATGACAAAGAAAATAGCGAAGTGACATTTACTGCAAATCAACTATTAATGATTACAGGAATGAAGGACAAAAAACGGCTATATAGCTATATCGAAGAAATCGCTCAAGTTCTATATAACTTAGACTTGAAATATGTCGACGAAGAGCCATACAAATTTAGCGTTGGTTCAAGAAAAGTTATTAAAAGACTAAGACTCTTCATAGAATATTCTTTTGACAGAGAATATAGAAGCGATTTTGAATTGACAGTCAAGGTCAATGATAGTTTTTTGTTTTTCTTCAACAAATTGGAAAAGAACTTTTTTAATGTAGCATACAACAATGTCAAGCTTTTAACAAAAGCACCTTCAAAGATTCTGTTTTACAATATGATGAGATACAAGGGGACTGGGAAAATCATTATGGATGAAAGAGAATTTGCCATATTGCTTGGTGCTTCAGAAACAGAGTTGGAAACAAGGAATTATAAAAGAAATATAGAGACCGCTATTGAAGAAATCGAAACAAAAATGAAAACAAAAATCAATGTATCAAGGAAAAAAACTCTTGACAAAAACTCAATTCTCACAATCGATTTTAATCCCAAAGACTTGAAAAATAAAGAGTGA
- a CDS encoding plasmid mobilization protein, with protein sequence MSDKVTLKDMIQTPMNITQYTEQPSKKVGRPSGRKRNHIVTIYCTEEEKHILQKEANEKGLGLTQYARMKIFGL encoded by the coding sequence ATGAGTGACAAAGTGACATTAAAAGATATGATCCAAACACCAATGAATATCACACAATATACAGAACAACCCAGTAAAAAAGTCGGCAGACCAAGTGGAAGAAAACGCAATCATATTGTAACTATCTACTGCACTGAGGAAGAAAAACACATACTTCAAAAAGAGGCAAACGAAAAGGGACTTGGTTTAACCCAATATGCACGAATGAAAATTTTTGGATTGTAG
- a CDS encoding P-loop NTPase family protein: MKIAVLNKKGGTGKTPISMSLAIDLKLNIATNDTSVLGYFSSQEDHYFFGKYSFVSDLDLETFQMSENQIFDFGGWTHKGVVNVIKQCNKILIPCSAENPNSVLQTASTIAELKDFNSKIIVIITMHEKDGEFEIKQNELKEYFDLPIMPLKKSKIFHNVIAKGLSVKEIYSENHASRHIYRNIYPQYDALLNLVKFL, encoded by the coding sequence ATGAAAATTGCTGTATTAAACAAAAAAGGCGGGACAGGAAAAACTCCAATCTCAATGAGTTTGGCAATCGATCTGAAATTAAATATTGCCACAAATGACACCTCAGTTCTTGGATATTTCTCAAGTCAAGAAGACCATTATTTCTTTGGAAAATATTCTTTTGTCTCGGATCTAGATCTAGAAACATTTCAAATGTCAGAAAATCAAATCTTTGATTTTGGAGGATGGACGCACAAAGGAGTTGTCAATGTGATCAAGCAATGCAATAAAATTCTTATCCCCTGTAGTGCAGAAAATCCAAATTCTGTTTTACAAACAGCCTCCACAATCGCAGAACTTAAAGATTTCAATTCCAAAATCATTGTCATCATTACAATGCACGAAAAAGATGGAGAGTTTGAAATAAAACAAAATGAACTGAAAGAATATTTTGACTTGCCAATTATGCCTCTCAAAAAATCAAAGATTTTTCATAATGTGATTGCCAAGGGATTGAGTGTCAAAGAGATTTATTCTGAAAATCATGCTTCTAGACATATCTATAGAAACATCTACCCACAATATGACGCATTGCTAAATTTAGTAAAATTTCTTTAA
- a CDS encoding NYN domain-containing protein, with amino-acid sequence MRVNAYIDGFNLYYAIKQLKTPLFKWIDLKKLCENYLKDSDQLIDVYLFTALVKYNPANPQQTKRQKIYLKAQQSRGIKIILGRFKSKYPFCKNCNTTYHSYEEKESDINIAIQLIEDAYENRFDKAFVITADTDLSSTLSRVRMLFPQKNIILLVPPLKLKEARDLTSCNRWIEIKKSHIKKSLLPENIYFNGEKICIPQEWR; translated from the coding sequence ATGAGAGTCAATGCTTATATTGATGGCTTCAACTTATATTATGCAATCAAACAACTCAAAACACCTTTGTTTAAATGGATTGATTTAAAAAAACTCTGCGAAAATTATCTAAAAGATTCAGATCAACTCATTGATGTATATCTCTTCACAGCATTGGTGAAATATAATCCAGCAAATCCTCAACAAACAAAGCGACAAAAAATATATCTTAAGGCTCAGCAATCTCGTGGAATAAAAATTATTCTAGGGAGATTTAAAAGCAAGTATCCATTTTGTAAGAATTGCAATACAACCTATCATTCCTATGAGGAAAAAGAGAGTGATATCAACATAGCTATTCAATTGATAGAAGATGCCTATGAGAATAGATTTGATAAGGCTTTCGTAATCACTGCAGATACAGATTTATCTTCAACATTATCAAGAGTAAGAATGCTTTTCCCTCAAAAGAATATTATTCTCCTTGTTCCACCATTGAAACTTAAAGAAGCTAGAGATCTTACTTCTTGTAATCGTTGGATTGAAATCAAAAAAAGCCACATCAAAAAATCTCTCTTACCAGAGAATATATATTTTAATGGAGAAAAAATTTGTATTCCTCAAGAATGGAGATAA
- a CDS encoding helix-turn-helix domain-containing protein, with protein sequence MATIKFSEVKKELMQNPEFKKEYEALGDEFNAIEALIDTRNKAKLTQAQVAEKMGITQSAVAKIESGAWNIKFSTFSNYLKACGQRVAITKLS encoded by the coding sequence ATGGCAACCATTAAATTTAGTGAAGTCAAAAAAGAGCTTATGCAAAACCCAGAATTTAAAAAAGAGTATGAAGCATTAGGCGATGAATTTAATGCGATTGAGGCTTTGATTGATACGAGGAATAAAGCCAAACTTACACAAGCACAAGTTGCTGAAAAAATGGGCATCACGCAATCTGCTGTCGCTAAAATAGAAAGCGGAGCGTGGAATATCAAATTTAGCACCTTTTCAAACTATTTAAAAGCTTGTGGGCAAAGAGTTGCTATAACTAAATTATCTTAG
- a CDS encoding type II toxin-antitoxin system RelE/ParE family toxin, which produces MWNVEFVNEKAKSEFVELPQELLARGTRIIELLERKGNAVGEPHTKNIGDGLFEIRIKASNRIARSIYCYEVNKRIIVLLTFIKKSNKIPKNMLDLAKIKGF; this is translated from the coding sequence GTGTGGAATGTAGAGTTTGTCAATGAAAAAGCTAAAAGCGAGTTTGTAGAATTACCCCAAGAACTTTTGGCTCGTGGAACTAGGATTATTGAATTGTTGGAAAGAAAGGGAAATGCTGTAGGTGAGCCACACACAAAAAATATAGGCGATGGATTGTTTGAAATACGCATAAAAGCAAGTAATAGAATCGCTAGAAGCATTTATTGCTATGAAGTCAATAAAAGAATTATTGTTTTGCTAACTTTCATAAAAAAGAGCAATAAAATACCGAAGAATATGTTAGATTTAGCAAAGATTAAAGGATTTTAA
- a CDS encoding ShlB/FhaC/HecB family hemolysin secretion/activation protein, which produces MKRCYTPLLILLLPIFTPLLFASPLNPSDLTERLNQQRKETLLYENVPKLKGSRIPKENLKDEEEINQLKKAIKKRDAIKTDAPCFEISEIRLESSLENFKKKFSFLDSILKSYTHQCLNQNDLSSLLDELKIASIQKGYVTTLFGLKPQNLKKGVLQINLESSVIGQIQINDPSLIAFWGKDFGLNVGDILNIEPLERGIYNYKRLRTLSPRFFIQALPSVDDVAQTQINIIFDQKKLFGIRFPFYFNASVDNAGSQGSGMYQTSFQAGLENVLSLNEVLNGYVVFSPKWKKNAHNFYSSLDFSIPFRRVLFSVSGSYAFYAYPLEFVGQSLKYHGYSANFDLKTKILAYMDNLNQVSVSLGLGKRWAKNFLETIELIPQRRNLTNVYASLDYLRYFQNGATLNLSLGIKQGIKALGSMSNFPSNEKNLPNFFYTLPTLDVYMLYPMSWGEHRLVYTSLLKTQVSRTQLYASEKMGLGGIYSVRGFDSNVLSGDFGVLNRNDLSYFLPSLYGVSFAPSLCVDMGYVKEIYTPSAFATKGFVSGGGIGVKISYKDYLQTQIWGYMPFYHSDKQRFKYLYLSLGVGF; this is translated from the coding sequence ATGAAGCGGTGCTATACACCTCTTTTAATCTTATTGCTCCCCATTTTTACTCCATTGCTCTTTGCTTCTCCGCTCAATCCCTCTGATCTCACAGAAAGATTGAATCAACAAAGAAAAGAAACTCTGCTCTATGAAAATGTCCCAAAACTCAAAGGCTCTAGAATTCCCAAAGAAAATTTGAAAGATGAAGAAGAGATTAACCAGCTCAAAAAAGCGATTAAAAAACGGGATGCAATCAAAACAGATGCTCCCTGTTTTGAGATTAGTGAGATTAGACTTGAATCTTCATTGGAAAATTTCAAGAAAAAATTTTCTTTTTTGGATTCAATTCTAAAATCCTATACCCATCAATGCCTCAATCAAAACGATCTCTCCTCGCTTTTAGATGAACTTAAAATCGCCTCAATTCAAAAGGGTTATGTGACAACACTTTTTGGTCTAAAACCACAAAATCTTAAAAAAGGTGTCCTTCAAATCAACCTTGAAAGCTCCGTCATAGGACAAATTCAAATCAATGATCCTAGCTTGATTGCATTCTGGGGAAAAGATTTTGGATTAAATGTTGGAGATATTTTAAATATTGAGCCTCTTGAAAGAGGAATTTACAACTATAAGCGATTAAGAACTCTAAGTCCTAGATTTTTTATCCAAGCTCTCCCCTCTGTTGATGATGTTGCTCAAACACAGATTAACATCATCTTTGATCAAAAGAAGCTTTTTGGAATCAGATTTCCTTTTTATTTCAATGCAAGTGTGGATAATGCTGGTTCGCAAGGAAGTGGAATGTATCAAACATCATTCCAAGCAGGACTTGAGAATGTTTTATCTCTCAATGAAGTTCTTAATGGCTATGTTGTTTTTAGTCCAAAATGGAAGAAAAATGCTCACAATTTTTACTCCTCGCTTGATTTTTCAATCCCATTTAGAAGAGTTTTGTTCTCTGTAAGCGGATCTTATGCTTTTTATGCTTATCCACTTGAGTTTGTCGGACAATCATTGAAATATCACGGATATTCTGCCAATTTTGATTTAAAAACAAAAATTTTGGCTTATATGGACAATCTCAACCAAGTTTCTGTGAGTCTTGGATTAGGAAAACGATGGGCAAAGAATTTTTTGGAGACAATCGAGTTAATCCCCCAAAGAAGAAATCTCACTAATGTCTATGCTTCATTGGATTATCTAAGATACTTTCAAAATGGAGCAACTCTCAATCTAAGCCTTGGAATCAAGCAAGGAATAAAGGCTTTAGGCTCAATGTCTAATTTCCCATCAAATGAAAAAAATCTTCCAAATTTCTTTTATACGCTCCCCACCCTTGATGTTTATATGCTTTATCCAATGTCTTGGGGGGAACATCGGTTAGTTTATACAAGCTTATTAAAAACACAAGTCTCGAGGACACAGCTTTATGCGAGTGAAAAGATGGGATTGGGCGGGATCTATAGTGTGAGAGGATTTGATAGCAATGTTTTAAGTGGAGATTTTGGGGTGCTTAATCGTAATGATTTGAGTTATTTTTTGCCATCTTTGTATGGAGTGAGCTTTGCACCAAGCTTGTGTGTTGATATGGGGTATGTCAAGGAGATTTATACTCCTTCTGCGTTTGCAACAAAAGGATTTGTGAGTGGTGGTGGAATTGGAGTTAAGATTAGCTACAAAGATTATTTGCAAACGCAAATTTGGGGATATATGCCCTTTTATCACTCAGACAAACAAAGATTTAAATACTTATATCTTTCTTTGGGGGTTGGATTTTAA